TGATAAGCATGAAAACAAACATAGCCACTGGCCTAAAGAGTCACAGTTTGAATTTTTAGCGGATCAAATATGGCCACACTATGCCTACGGTAAAAATGCTAGCTACCAACACGGCCATCACGGCAACGCCATACTCAGTAAACAGGCTTTTAGCGAATGGCATAATAAAGATGTCTCTAAATGGCAGTTTTCACAGCGCGGTATTTTGCATGGTGTGATTGCTGACAGCATTTATGTGTACTGTGTGCACCTAGGCTTATTTGGCCTGGAGCGAAACTACCAATATAAAAAACTGTTACAGTTCATAGAACGTAGCTGTCCTAAAGACGCACCGCTGATTATTGCCGGTGACTTTAATGATTGGCAGGGCAAGCTTGATAAAAAACTGCAAAGCCAACTTAATATTAGTGATGTACACCATCAGCACACCGGAAAATTGGCTTTAAGCTTTCCTGCAATATTACCGATTTTCCCTATGGATAGAATGTATACCCGTGGCTTTTCCGTGCTACATGCTGAAGTACTAAACCAAGGCCATTGGCAGCGTTTATCTGATCACTGCGCCTTATACAGTGAGTTAACGCTTGATTAACAACGCTCAATTAGCGCCGTTTGCCTAAGCGCCAACGCTGCCACAGCGCTAGGCATTGTAATAGCCGCTGCGGCGCATGAGCCTGTTTCCACTGCCCTGCGACAAACTTATTAGCCTCCATCATAGTGGGATATACATGTATGGTGCCCAATAATTTATTTAAGCCTAGGCCGTGTTTCATCGCCAACACAAACTCGGCGATTAATTCGCCAGCGTTTGCTGCCACTATGGTTACGCCCAAAATCTTATCTTTACCGGGTACGGTTAGCACTTTAATAAAGCCCTCATCCTGACCATCGGCTATCGCTCTATCTAAATCATCCAAACCATAGCGTGTCACTTCATAGGGTACAGCCGCCGCTTGCGCCTCTTGTTCATTCAACCCTACTCGCGCCACTTCTGGCTCTATAAATGTTGCCCAGGGTATAACCCTATAATCGGCTTTAAACCGTTTTATTACCCCAAACAGCGCATTGACGCTGGCATACCAAGCCTGATGTGCTGCGGTATGGGTAAATTGATAAGCGCCCACCACATCACCCACTGCGTAAATATTGGGATAGTTTGTTTGCAAATACTCATTCACCTGAATACTACCATTGTCATTCAACACCACGCCTAAGCTTTGCAAACCAAAACCTTGGGTGTTGGCTTTGCGCCCTACCGCAATAATAATTTCATCAAAACCTATTAATAAAGTTTCACCCTTGCGCTCACAGCGCAGCGCATAACCTGAGCGCTGCTCTAGCACTTCCTTTGCCTCGGTATGGGTATAAACCGTTATACCCTCTTGCTGAAAACGTTGTTCAACTAATACTGAAACTTCGTTATCTTCCTTCATCATTAAACGCGGCAACATTTCCACCTGCGTCACTTCGCTACCTAAGCGGGCAAAGGCCTGGCTTAATTCACAACCTATAGGCCCGCCTCCTAACACCAACAAGCGCCGAGGTAAGTTTTCTAGCGACCACAAATTATCAGAGCTTAGGTAAGCCACTTGCGTTAAGCCTTTAATAGCGGGAATAAACGGTTGGGCCCCGGTAGCAACTATAATATTTTTTGTGCTGAGAATGAGGCCATCAACCTCAACGGTATAAGGCGACGTAATCATAGCCTCACCTTTAATGACCTCTACACCTAGGCTTTGATAACGCGCTACCGAATCGTGCGGCGCTATTGCGGCTATCACCTTATGCACCCTAGCCATCACCGCTGTAAAATCAACGCTGACAGCACCCACAGTAACGCCATATTGTTGGGCATTATGGGCTAACACCACTTGCTTAGCGGCACGTATCAATGCCTTAGAGGGTACACAACCCGTGTTTAAACAGTCACCGCCCATGCTTTCTTTTTCAATTAAGGTCACTTTCGCCTTGGTGGCCGCCGCGATATAGGCCGACACTAACCCGCCGGCGCCCGCACCTATAACGATGATATTATTATCAAAGCGCGGCGGCTTAGGCCAAGCTTTATACACCTTCCTAGCCTTGAGCATAGCCAGTATTTTTTTGGCGATTAAGGGAAACAAACCCAGCAAACAAAACGCCGTTAATAACGGCATTGAAATAATACCGCCTAGGGTTTCTAGCTGCGCCAACTGAGTACCGGCATTCACATATACCGCAGTGCCAGCTAACATGCCCACTTGGCTAATCCAATAAAAGGTCCAAGCTTTTATTGGCGTTAAACCCATGAGTAGATTAATAATAAAAAAGGGAAATAGTGGAATTAAACGCAGGCCAAATAAATAGAACGCGCCCTCCTGCGCTATGCCCTGATTAATAGTACTTAATTGCCGTGAGAATTTTTTTTGCACACGATCTTTAAAAAGCCAGCGCGTCAGGCTAAACGCTAGTAATGCCCCTATAGACGAGGCAAAAGATACCAATAACAAACCCTGCCAAAAGCCAAACAAAGCTCCTGCTACCAGTGTTAACAGCGCCGCCCCTGGTAAGGACAGACCTGCCACCAGCACATACAGTATAAAAAAGGCCAACGCTGCCAACAGGCTTTGCTCTGCCACAAAACCTTCAATAGTGGCGCGCTGCGCGTTAAAAAATTCAAGGCTGACATAATCGTGCAGGCCAAAAACAAAAAAACCAACAACGGCAGCGATGAGTAGTAAAAACACATAAAGTTTAGGCATAGGGGCTCAAAGGTAGTGGTAATAAAAAGCGCAACAACATAAAGACCATTGACTAGGCCACATGTTCAATTACTCCATTTTAAGTGGGCAGTACCTGTTAGTAATACTGACCATTAAAGCAGACAATGGATAGCTGCTACACTAGCTAGCGCTAATGTTTAATCCCTATAAACCACCTGCACTAAATGGAAACCAAACTGGGTTTTAATAGGCCCATGCACAGTCAGTATAGGCTGTTTAAAAATAACTTGGTCTATCACCTTTACCATTTGCCCCGGTTTCACCTCGCCCAAGTCACCCGAGCGCCTGCCGGACTTACACAAAGAGTGTTTTTTAGCCAACTTGCCAAAGTCGTCACCTTTAGCGATGCGTTTTTTTAGCTGTTCGGCTTCTTCTTGGGTTTTAACGAGTATGTGTCGGGCTAAGGCGGTGGCCATGATGTGCGCTCTCTTTGGCAATTAATTACAGCAGTTTATGCAAAAACCCCAGCTTAAGCTGGGGTTTTTTAAAATTTTAAAAGATTGTCATTATAGCTGAGCTTAATCACCCGGAGCTATATAAGTGTCGTCGGTAACGACTACCACACTTGGTGCCGCCACAAAGTTTGCCACCTGTGTTTGTATTTCAGTAGTCACGGCTAAGTTAGCTGCGCCACTAGGTGCTTCCGCAGAAGCTGTTGGATCTAGCAAAGAACCATGCTTACCCTTGGTAAAGCGCACCAAGGCACTGCCAGCAGTCGTGGTATCAACACCGTTTAAGCCTAACAAGGCCGCCAAAGGCTCAGTACCACCAAAGGGTACCGCGGTGGTTTGGTTGGGTATTACCCTATCCGATAGGTTACTGCCGCCGTCACCGACAATCTCAGTTAAGTGCACTGGCGTGGCGGTAGCCACTAAGCCCGCAGCGAAGTTGTTGGGATCTGCAGAGTCAACTACGGTTTGTGCGGCAAACACAAAAGAAGCCATGGTTGATTGAATCTCCGCTAACTTAGTAGCTTCACCATTTACCGTTAATTGCGTTAAGAAGGCGTTGTATTGGCAAGAGGTATAAACCTCCGTGCCTGCAGTAAAGCCCGTAC
Above is a window of Dasania marina DSM 21967 DNA encoding:
- a CDS encoding endonuclease/exonuclease/phosphatase family protein is translated as MSKIIKCLSYNIHKGFSTSNRRYLLSEIRHAIRDADADLVFLQEVLGRHDKHENKHSHWPKESQFEFLADQIWPHYAYGKNASYQHGHHGNAILSKQAFSEWHNKDVSKWQFSQRGILHGVIADSIYVYCVHLGLFGLERNYQYKKLLQFIERSCPKDAPLIIAGDFNDWQGKLDKKLQSQLNISDVHHQHTGKLALSFPAILPIFPMDRMYTRGFSVLHAEVLNQGHWQRLSDHCALYSELTLD
- a CDS encoding FAD-dependent oxidoreductase encodes the protein MPKLYVFLLLIAAVVGFFVFGLHDYVSLEFFNAQRATIEGFVAEQSLLAALAFFILYVLVAGLSLPGAALLTLVAGALFGFWQGLLLVSFASSIGALLAFSLTRWLFKDRVQKKFSRQLSTINQGIAQEGAFYLFGLRLIPLFPFFIINLLMGLTPIKAWTFYWISQVGMLAGTAVYVNAGTQLAQLETLGGIISMPLLTAFCLLGLFPLIAKKILAMLKARKVYKAWPKPPRFDNNIIVIGAGAGGLVSAYIAAATKAKVTLIEKESMGGDCLNTGCVPSKALIRAAKQVVLAHNAQQYGVTVGAVSVDFTAVMARVHKVIAAIAPHDSVARYQSLGVEVIKGEAMITSPYTVEVDGLILSTKNIIVATGAQPFIPAIKGLTQVAYLSSDNLWSLENLPRRLLVLGGGPIGCELSQAFARLGSEVTQVEMLPRLMMKEDNEVSVLVEQRFQQEGITVYTHTEAKEVLEQRSGYALRCERKGETLLIGFDEIIIAVGRKANTQGFGLQSLGVVLNDNGSIQVNEYLQTNYPNIYAVGDVVGAYQFTHTAAHQAWYASVNALFGVIKRFKADYRVIPWATFIEPEVARVGLNEQEAQAAAVPYEVTRYGLDDLDRAIADGQDEGFIKVLTVPGKDKILGVTIVAANAGELIAEFVLAMKHGLGLNKLLGTIHVYPTMMEANKFVAGQWKQAHAPQRLLQCLALWQRWRLGKRR
- a CDS encoding peptidylprolyl isomerase; the protein is MATALARHILVKTQEEAEQLKKRIAKGDDFGKLAKKHSLCKSGRRSGDLGEVKPGQMVKVIDQVIFKQPILTVHGPIKTQFGFHLVQVVYRD